The genomic region GGACGTCAATGGCTAGACTTTACAGTAGTGTCAATTTTAGCTGGATTGTCTAGTTGCGTAATGCTATTACCTACTTACTTAGACCTGTCAACGCACGGCGAAAAATTTTCTAGCTTTACAGAATGGTTTACAGAGAATTCGTGGTTTATAGACTTGTTTGCCAAAAACTTTGTTGGTGCTTATGACACAACAAAATTTGGCTCAATTCCTATGATTTATGTAGGGATTTTCCCGCTAATCTTAGCTATTATCTTCTTTACCATCAAGTCAATCAAGTGGCAAACTCGCCTAGCTTCTGGCATTGTGTTACTACTCATTATTGCTAGTTTTTACCTTGAACCATTAGATTTAATGTGGCAGGGAATGCACTCACCTAATATGTTTCTTCACCGTTATTCTTGGGCATTTTCACTAATGATGATTCTTCTGGCAGCAGAAACGTTATCACGTCTCAAAGAATTAACTGTTAAGCATTACCTTGTTGGTATTGTTCCACTAGGACTTGGCTTTTTAGCTACGGTACTGCTCAAAAATCATTATCAATTTTTAGAAGCACCACAAATCATTATCACCTTTTCTTTCTTGGCAGCCTACACCATTATATTAATTAGCTACGCTAAGCAGTACTTAACATTTAATTTATTCATTAGCTTTACACTCCTCTTTACAGTATTTGAAATTTCACTTAATACCTATTATCAAATTACAGCCCTAAATAGCGAATGGGTCTTTCCTTCTCGTCAAAGTTATGAGCTTAATTTGACAGATACTGAAAAACTCATTCAAAAAAGTCAAAACCTAAACACGACATTTTATCGTACCGAGGAGCTCCTTCCTCAAACAGGTAATGACAGCATGAAATACAATTATCATGGTATTTCTCAGTTCTCATCTATTCGAAACACGACATCCAGCAGCACGCTTGATCGACTTGGCTTTAAGTCAACTGGAACAAATCTAAACCTTCGTTATCAAAATAATACCTTGCTAATGGATAGTTTATTTGCTGTCAAATACAATCTTTCAGAAACTGATGTCAACAAATTTGGGTTCCATTACCTTGATAACTCTGGTAATACATCACTATATGAAAATCAATACGCTAGCCAATTAGCAATTCTAACCAATGGGCTTTACAAAGATATTGACTTCAGTGTCAACACGCTTGACAACCAAACTAACTGGATGAACAATCTCACTGGCTTATCTGAAAAATACTTCACGCGTGTGCCCTCCCAATTATCAGGAGGAGCTAATATTCTAAATGGTCGTGTAACCACTAGTAACGACGGACAATTAAATTCGCATGCTGATTATAACCTTACTGTCGCTCCAAACACCCAACTTTATATCAGCGTTCCAAATATCACCTTCTCTAATGAAAATAGCCAGAAGGTCCAAATTACTGTAAACGGTAAAACGGTAGAATATACAACTGATAATGCCTACACTTTCTTTGATCTTGGATATTTTGAAGATAGTCAAACTTTGCATGTTACTCTTTCATTCCCTGAAAATAACCAAGTATCATTTAACCAACCGAACTTTTATGCCCTAGATACGACAAGCTATCAAAAAGCTATGGAAACCATTAATCATCAAAAGGTTAAAGTTACTACCAATAAAAACACTGTAACGGCTACCTACAAATCTGACAAAGCTTCATCACTCCTATTTACTATTCCATACGATAAAGGTTGGACAGCCACTCAAAACGGCCAAAAAATCACTTTATCAAAAGCTCAAGACGGCTTTATGAAAGTTGATGTAAAATCTGGAAAAGGCAAAGTCATTCTGACTTATCTGCCTACAGGTTTTAAAGAAGGAGTGATGTTATCATCAGTTGGACTCCTCCTATTTATCTGTTACAATATCGCCAGAAAACGAAAAAAATAAAAAGTATCCCTTGACCTGCACCCCAAAAGTTAGACAGAAAAAAATCTAACAATTGGGGTGTTTTTGTATGAAATTAAGTTATGAAGATAAACTAGAAATATATCAGTTAAGACAAGCTGGTTTTTCTTGGCCTTATATTAGTCGAAAGTACGGTGTATGTCTATCCAATCTTAAGTACATGGTACGGCTTATGAATAAACATGGTATTGAGGTTGTTAAAAAAGGGAAAAATAAGTATTATCCCTCTAAATTAAAGCAGGAAACCATTAATAAAGTTCTTATTGACAGTCAATCTCAGCTCACCGTATCACTGGATTATGCTCTTCCCCAACAATCCCTACTCACCAATTGGATAGCACAATACAAGAAAAACGGGTATACTATTGTTGAGAAACAACGAGGGAGACCGAGTAAGATGGGACGTAAACCAAAGAAAACTTGTAAAGAAATGACTGAGCTAGAGCATATTCTGGAAGAGAATGAGCGTCTGCGTACCGAGGTAGCTTATCTAAAAAAGTTGAGGGAATTGCGCTTGAGGGACGAAGCCTTACAGCGCAAAAGGCGGAAACAGTTAGAGAACTGGTCTCAGGAGAATTTCGATTAGACCTCTTACTAAAAACCGCTAAGCTAGCTCGTTCTACTTATTATTATCAGTTGAAACGGTTTAATAGAGCTAAGAAAGATAAGAAATTCAAACCATTTACGATGACCATAAAGGCAATTATGGATACCGTCGTATTCATTTAGAACTAAGAAACCGAGGATTTGTTATCAATCATAAGAAGGTTCAACGGTTAATGAAACTCATGGGACTCGCTGATCGTACTCGTTGTAAGCGTAAATACTCGTCTTACAAGGGAGAGATTGGGAAGAAAGCTGATAATCTAATTCAACGTCAGTTTGAAGGGGCTAAGCCTTATGAGAAGTGTTATACAGATGTCACTGAATTCGCTTTACCAAATAT from Streptococcus lutetiensis harbors:
- a CDS encoding YfhO family protein codes for the protein MKLKSFKLTNNTIYYLTAFFLPFVILFLALLAENISFNGETTILASDGFHQYVIFAENLRNILHGSDSLFYTFTSGLGLNFYALISYYLGSFFSPFVYFFSLKSMPDAIYLFTLLKVACMGLTSFYSLRQLYPKVLKPFTVILSSSYALMSFAISQIEINMWLDVFILLPLIILGLNRLLNQKKFILYYLTLTILFIQNYYFGYMVAIFLVLYFLIQISKESCLKVIGRQWLDFTVVSILAGLSSCVMLLPTYLDLSTHGEKFSSFTEWFTENSWFIDLFAKNFVGAYDTTKFGSIPMIYVGIFPLILAIIFFTIKSIKWQTRLASGIVLLLIIASFYLEPLDLMWQGMHSPNMFLHRYSWAFSLMMILLAAETLSRLKELTVKHYLVGIVPLGLGFLATVLLKNHYQFLEAPQIIITFSFLAAYTIILISYAKQYLTFNLFISFTLLFTVFEISLNTYYQITALNSEWVFPSRQSYELNLTDTEKLIQKSQNLNTTFYRTEELLPQTGNDSMKYNYHGISQFSSIRNTTSSSTLDRLGFKSTGTNLNLRYQNNTLLMDSLFAVKYNLSETDVNKFGFHYLDNSGNTSLYENQYASQLAILTNGLYKDIDFSVNTLDNQTNWMNNLTGLSEKYFTRVPSQLSGGANILNGRVTTSNDGQLNSHADYNLTVAPNTQLYISVPNITFSNENSQKVQITVNGKTVEYTTDNAYTFFDLGYFEDSQTLHVTLSFPENNQVSFNQPNFYALDTTSYQKAMETINHQKVKVTTNKNTVTATYKSDKASSLLFTIPYDKGWTATQNGQKITLSKAQDGFMKVDVKSGKGKVILTYLPTGFKEGVMLSSVGLLLFICYNIARKRKK